The Fusobacterium pseudoperiodonticum DNA window TAACCCCCCGTATCTAACAGGGGGGTACAAATCGACAGGAAACAGTCAAAAAAACATTAGAAAATCCTTTGGTTACAAGGGATTTACAAAATTTCAGCGTATGTCAAATGGGCTTTAAAAGTTGACATACGCCTTTTTGATTGGAGGGATTTTTACTGAATGAACAAACTTGGTTACAGCATTTAAAAGAAAAACGCTTGGCTTATGGACTATCTCAAAACCGTTTAGCTGTTGCGACTGGTATTACAAGGCAGTATCTAAGCGATATTGAAACAGGAAAAGTCAAGCCATCAGAGGATTTACAGCAGTCCCTTTGGGAAGCTCTGGAACGCTTCAATCCCGACGCTCCCCTTGAAATGCTGTTTGATTATGTAAGAATTCGCTTTCCGACAACAGACGTACAGCAGGTGGTCGAAAACATCTTACAACTGAAACTGTCCTATTTTCTTCATGAGGACTATGGTTTCTATTCTTATTCAGAGCATTATGCTTTAGGCGACATATTCGTCCTTTGCTCCCATGAACTGGACAAAGGAGTTCTGGTGGAATTGAAAGGTCGTGGGTGCAGACAATTTGAAAGCTATCTTCTGGCACAACAAAGAAGCTGGTATGAGTTCTTTATGGACGTTTTGGTGGCTGGCGGTGTGATGAAACGCCTTGACCTTGCCATTAACGATAAGACAGGGATTTTAAATATCCCTGTACTCACTGAAAAGTGCCAACAGGAAGAATGTATCTCCGTCTTCCGCAGTTTTAAAAGCTATCGCAGTGGCGAACTGGTACGCAAAGAGGAAAAGGAATGTATGGGAAACACCCTCTATATCGGTTCATTACAAAGTGAAGTTTATTTCTGTATCTATGAAAAGGACTACGAGCAGTACAAGAAAAATGATATTCCCATTGAAGACGCAGAAGTAAAAAACCGTTTTGAGATTCGATTGAAAAATGAGCGTGCCTATTATGCAGTCCGTGATTTACTCGTCTATGACAATCCAGAGCATACCTCCTTTAAAATTATCAATCGGTATATCCGTTTTGTAGATAAAGACGATTCCAAACCTCGTTCTGATTGGAAACTGAATGAAGAATGGGCTTGGTTTATTGGGAACAATCGTGAACGATTAAAACTAACCACAAAACCAGAGCCTTACTCCTTCCAAAGGACGCTGAACTGGCTATCTCATCAAGTTGCCCCGACCTTAAAGGTTGCGATTAAACTTGATGAAATCAACCAGACGCAGGTTGTAAAAGACATTCTCGACCATGCGAAACTGACAGACCGACACAAGCAGATTTTGAAGCAACAGTCAGTAAAAGAACAGGACGTGATAACAACAAAAAAATAACTCAAATACAAATTCATTGAATATAGAGAGGAGAACATTTTTATGAATTTTGGACAAAACCTTTATAACTGGTTTCTATCAAACGCTCAATCACTGGTGCTTTTAGCAATCGTTGTGATTGGCTTGTATCTTGGCTTCAAGCGTGAGTTTAGCAAACTGATTGGCTTTTTAATTATTGCGATTATTGCGGTTGGCTTAGTCTTCAACGCTGCTGGAGTAAAAGACATTTTACTAGAGCTATTCAATCGCATTATTGGTGCTTAAATAAAACCGTTCTTTTGTGGAATATAAGTGGTTTTCTTATGTTCCGCAAAGGAATGGTACACCAAACGAAGTGCGGTAGGGATTTTTGAATCTCTACAAAGAAAGGACGTGAATATATGGACGATATGCAAGTCTATATTGCGAATTTAGGCAAATACAATGAGGGCGAATTGGTCGGTGCGTGGTTTACCTTTCCCATTGACTTTGAGGAAGTCAAAGAGAAAATCGGCTTGAATGATGAATATGAGGAATACGCCATTCATGACTACGAGTTACCCTTTACGGTTGACGAATACACTTCCATTGGCGAACTCAATCGACTATGGGAAATGGTATCGGAATTACCCGAAGAATTACAATCGGAGCTATCTGCTCTGCTCACTCATTTTTCAAGCATTGAAGAACTAAGCGAACATCAAGAGGATATTATCATTCATTCCGATTGTGATGATATGTATGACGTGGCACGCTACTACATTGAAGAAACGGGTGCTTTAGGCGAAGTACCAGCTAGTCTTCAAAACTATATTGATTATCAAGCCTATGGTCGGGATTTAGACCTTTCAGGAACGTTTATCTCAACCAATCATGGGATTTTTGAAATCGTCTATTAAATCTGTCGGTACATTACTACTGGCAGATTTTCTATTTTACGGGGTGGCTCAATCAGCTACCCCTATTTTTTATGAAAGGATTGATTACATGAAGAAAATACGAAGCTATACCAGTATCTGGTCTGTGGAAAAGGTACTGTATTCTATCAATGATTTTAGACTTCCGTTTCCCATAACCTTTACGCAAATGACATGGTTTGTCGTGTCACTCTTTGCAGTGATGATACTTGGCAACTTGCCCCCTCTTTCCATGATAGAGGGAGCATTTCTCAAATACTTTGGGATTCCTGTGGCTTTCACATGGTTTATGTCTACAAAAACTTTTGATGGTAAAAAGCCTTATGGATTTTTGAAGTCTGTCATTGCTTATGCACTGCGACCAAAGCTGACCTATGCAGGAAAAAAAGTAACGCTTGGCAGAAACCAGCCACAAGAAGCCATTACAGCAGTTAGGAGTGAATTTTATGGCATATCCAATTAAATACATTGAAAACAATCTCGTCTGGAATAAAGACGGGGAATGTTATGCTTACTATGAGCTTGTTCCTTACAATTACTCATTTCTAAGTCCAGAACAGAAAATACAAGTGCATGATTCTTTCAGACAGCTTATCGCACAAAATCGTGATGGCAAAATTCATGCTTTACAAATCAGTACAGAATCCAGCATACGTTCTGCACAAGAGCGTTCCAAAAATGAAGTCACTGGCAAGCTCAAAGCGGTTGCCTATGACAAAATCGACCAACAGACAGACGCTTTAATATCCATGATTGGCGAAAATCAAGTGAACTACCGTTTCTTTATCGGCTTTAAGTTGCTTCTCAACGATCAGGAGTTTTCTATGAAAAGTCTTACCGTTGAAGCAAAAAATGCTTTGTCTGATTTTGTCTATGATGTGAACCATAAGCTGATGGGCGATTTTGTTAGTATGAGTAATGATGAAATCCTGCGTTTTCAGAAGATGGAAAAGCTCTTAGAAAATAAAATCTCTCGTCGTTTCAAAATCCGCAGGTTAGATAAGGACGACTTCGGCTATCTGATTGAACACCTTTACGGACAGACAGGCACTGCCTATGAAGAGTATGAGTACCATCTATCAAAGAAAAAGCTGGATAATGAAACGCTGATTAAATACTATGACTTGATTAAGCCTACTCGCTGTTTGGTGGAAGAAAAACAGCGATATTTGAAAATCCAGCAGGAAGATGAAACCGTCTATGTAGCTTACTTTACCATTAACAGCATTGTCGGAGAACTGGACTTCCCGTCCTCTGAAATCTTCTACTACCAGCAACAGCAATTTACATTCCCGATTGATACGTCAATGAATGTGGAAATTGTAGCGAATCGTAAAGCCCTATCTACTGTCCGCAATAAAAAGAAAGAACTGAAAGACTTGGATAACCACGCTTGGCAAAGTGATAATGAAACCAGCTCCAATGTGGCGGAAGCTCTGGAAAGTGTGAATGAGCTGGAAACCAATTTAGACCAAAGCAAGGAATCTATGTACAAGCTGTCTTATGTGGTAAGGGTATCAGCAAATGATCTTGACGAACTCAAACGTCGTTGTAATGAAGTGAAAGATTTTTATGACGATTTAAGCGTAAAACTGGTACGACCATTTGGGGATATGCTCGGCTTACATGAAGAATTTTTACCTGCCAGCAAGCGTTATATGAATGATTATATTCAATACGTGACCTCTGATTTCCTCGCTGGTTTAGGTTTTGGTGCTACTCAAATGCTGGGGGAAAATGAGGGGATTTATGTTGGCTACAGCTTAGATACTGGACGCAATGTCTATCTGAAACCTGCTCTTGCCAGTCAAGGGGTTAAGGGTTCAGTAACCAATGCGTTAGCGTCGGCTTTTGTTGGTTCGCTGGGTGGTGGTAAATCCTTTGCGAATAACCTTATCGTCTATTATGCGGTGCTTTATGGGGCACAAGCAGTGATTGTAGACCCAAAAGCAGAACGTGGCAGATGGAAAGAAACCTTGCCAGAGATTTCCCATGAAATCAATATCGTCACTCTGACTTCTGATGAGAAAAACAAAGGCTTACTTGACCCTTATGTGATTATGAAAAATCCCAAAGATTCTGAATCACTGGCTATTGATATTCTGACATTCCTTACGGGGATTTCCTCTCGTGATGGGGAACGCTTCCCAATCCTTAGAAAAGCCATTCGTGCAGTAACCAATAGTGAAGTACGAGGGTTGATGAAAGTGATTGAGGAATTACGGGTTGAGAATACGCCACTAAGTACCAGTATAGCCGACCATATCGAAAGTTTTACAGACTATGACTTTGCACATTTATTATTCAGTAATGGTTATGTGGAGCAGTCTATCAGCTTAGAAAAACAACTGAACATTATACAGGTTGCGGACTTGGTACTTCCCGACAAGGAAACTTCCTTTGAGGAATATACCACTATGGAGCTTTTATCCGTTGCTATGCTGATTGTCATTAGTACCTTTGCTTTAGACTTTATCCATACAGACCGAAGCATTTTCAAGATTGTAGATTTAGACGAAGCATGGAGCTTTTTACAGGTAGCACAAGGAAAAACACTATCTATGAAGCTGGTTCGGGCTGGTCGTGCTATGAACGCTGGGGTATATTTCGTGACCCAAAATACAGACGACCTCTTAGATGAAAAACTGAAAAATAACCTCGGCTTAAAATTTGCATTTCGTTCCACTGACCTTAACGAGATTAAAAAGACCTTAGCCTTTTTTGGTGTAGACCCAGAGGACGAAAACAATCAGAAGCGATTGCGTGATTTGGAAAACGGGCAATGCCTTATCAGTGATTTATATGGTCGTGTCGGTGTGATACAGTTCCACCCTGTATTTGAAGAACTGCTCCATGCCTTTGATACCAGAC harbors:
- the mobT gene encoding MobT family relaxase; translated protein: MEGFLLNEQTWLQHLKEKRLAYGLSQNRLAVATGITRQYLSDIETGKVKPSEDLQQSLWEALERFNPDAPLEMLFDYVRIRFPTTDVQQVVENILQLKLSYFLHEDYGFYSYSEHYALGDIFVLCSHELDKGVLVELKGRGCRQFESYLLAQQRSWYEFFMDVLVAGGVMKRLDLAINDKTGILNIPVLTEKCQQEECISVFRSFKSYRSGELVRKEEKECMGNTLYIGSLQSEVYFCIYEKDYEQYKKNDIPIEDAEVKNRFEIRLKNERAYYAVRDLLVYDNPEHTSFKIINRYIRFVDKDDSKPRSDWKLNEEWAWFIGNNRERLKLTTKPEPYSFQRTLNWLSHQVAPTLKVAIKLDEINQTQVVKDILDHAKLTDRHKQILKQQSVKEQDVITTKK
- a CDS encoding antirestriction protein ArdA, which codes for MDDMQVYIANLGKYNEGELVGAWFTFPIDFEEVKEKIGLNDEYEEYAIHDYELPFTVDEYTSIGELNRLWEMVSELPEELQSELSALLTHFSSIEELSEHQEDIIIHSDCDDMYDVARYYIEETGALGEVPASLQNYIDYQAYGRDLDLSGTFISTNHGIFEIVY
- a CDS encoding conjugal transfer protein, with product MGFLKSSIKSVGTLLLADFLFYGVAQSATPIFYERIDYMKKIRSYTSIWSVEKVLYSINDFRLPFPITFTQMTWFVVSLFAVMILGNLPPLSMIEGAFLKYFGIPVAFTWFMSTKTFDGKKPYGFLKSVIAYALRPKLTYAGKKVTLGRNQPQEAITAVRSEFYGISN
- the tcpF gene encoding conjugal transfer ATPase TcpF — its product is MAYPIKYIENNLVWNKDGECYAYYELVPYNYSFLSPEQKIQVHDSFRQLIAQNRDGKIHALQISTESSIRSAQERSKNEVTGKLKAVAYDKIDQQTDALISMIGENQVNYRFFIGFKLLLNDQEFSMKSLTVEAKNALSDFVYDVNHKLMGDFVSMSNDEILRFQKMEKLLENKISRRFKIRRLDKDDFGYLIEHLYGQTGTAYEEYEYHLSKKKLDNETLIKYYDLIKPTRCLVEEKQRYLKIQQEDETVYVAYFTINSIVGELDFPSSEIFYYQQQQFTFPIDTSMNVEIVANRKALSTVRNKKKELKDLDNHAWQSDNETSSNVAEALESVNELETNLDQSKESMYKLSYVVRVSANDLDELKRRCNEVKDFYDDLSVKLVRPFGDMLGLHEEFLPASKRYMNDYIQYVTSDFLAGLGFGATQMLGENEGIYVGYSLDTGRNVYLKPALASQGVKGSVTNALASAFVGSLGGGKSFANNLIVYYAVLYGAQAVIVDPKAERGRWKETLPEISHEINIVTLTSDEKNKGLLDPYVIMKNPKDSESLAIDILTFLTGISSRDGERFPILRKAIRAVTNSEVRGLMKVIEELRVENTPLSTSIADHIESFTDYDFAHLLFSNGYVEQSISLEKQLNIIQVADLVLPDKETSFEEYTTMELLSVAMLIVISTFALDFIHTDRSIFKIVDLDEAWSFLQVAQGKTLSMKLVRAGRAMNAGVYFVTQNTDDLLDEKLKNNLGLKFAFRSTDLNEIKKTLAFFGVDPEDENNQKRLRDLENGQCLISDLYGRVGVIQFHPVFEELLHAFDTRPPVRKEV